The sequence CTTATTTAATAATGTAAATCGACTTTTGTATTATTTGATTTTAGTTTCTGGTGTAGTATATCCTGTGGCTTTTTTCCCGAAATTTTATTTCAATATAAATTGAATTAGAAAAATTATCATAGTTTTGTAACCAAATAAATATTCCCGGCGTCTAAAGAACAGAATAAAAGAGGTTTAATATGCAATCCAAAACAATTTTCAAAGTTCTTCTGCTTCTATCATTTATTTTTATTACGGTAGCTTCAGTATATGCAGATGATGTAAGAGTAATCCACGAAAAAACTTTTCAAACGGAAATGGGTAAATCCTTTAAGCTAAATACCAGCAGCGGAGATGTTTATATTTCTACATGGGATAAACCGGAAGTTTATGTTAAAATAAGTGGTAACAAAAAAGCACACGATAAAATGAAATTCAGGTTTGATAAAGACAATAATGGAGTTACCATTGAAGGGAAGCGTGATTCCTGGTTTAGCTGGTTTAATTGGAACAATGTTTATGTTAAATATGAGGTTAAGTTACCAGCAAACTATAACGCTAATATTTCAACTGCCGGCGGCGATATTAAGATTTACGATATTAAAGGTACTATTAACTTTGAAACATCCGGAGGTGATATTTTTGTTAAAAACTCTGAAGGAGTGGTCCATTCATCAACTTCTGGTGGTGATATTACAATTGAAATGAGCAAGGGAAAATTAGATCTCTCTACTTCCGGTGGCGATATCCATGCTAAAAAATTTGATGGCGATTTGTCTGTTTCCACTTCCGGTGGAGATATTGTTTTGGAAGGACAAAATGGTAAGGTAAATGCTTCAACTTCCGGAGGTGATATTAACCTTACTTATTTAGCAGTGAATAAAGGAATTGATTTAAGTACAACCGGTGGCGATATCTACGTTAAAGTTCAATCCGATTTCTCAGCAAATGCAGATCTTTCAACTACTGGCGGTGATGTTACTTGCGATTTACCAATTACAAGCAAAGGTAAAATAACTGCATCTAGAATCAGGGGAGAAATTAACGGTGGTGGACCTTCAATGGAATGTTCAACAACCGGTGGCGACATAAAAGTTACAAAATAATTCCAATCAGGGATTTGGAAACATTGAGATGATTTGGTCTCAATGTTTCCAGGATTCTTGGTGGTGGTTGTATATTTTCATCTTGCTTTTAAGTTGAATTCCTTTTCCCCCATTTCCCTTATCCCTTTCCCATTTTGCATTATCCCTCAACCATTGCTGCTTACCGTGTAATAATTACTCTTCAAATTGTAAAAAAAATGATCCATTCCTTCCTTTGATTTTCTTTCCACTAATCCTTTATCCTTGTAAAAATCTCCTTTTTTGAATACTTTTGATTCCAACATATGAAAAGATTCCTTTTAGTTTTTATCGCATTTTTATTATTGGATAAATCGTCTGCGCAGGATAATTTATTTTCCACAGAAAGTTTTATTATAAAGCTATCCGGAGCTAATCTCTTAGTTGAAAATCTTGAACGTAATATCGTATTTGAAAAAATATTTTCCCATCCGAAAGGATTTGTAGTGGATATGGATAATGATGGGGCGGTTGAGTTTTTAGTGAATGATTTCACAATACGCCAGGGAAAAAGTTTCTATTCAACTTTTTTATATAACACGGTTGATACGTTTTATTTAATTGATTCAATCTATTCTGGCTTAAAAGAACCTTACTATTCTTTTTCTGATGAATTGAATGAAGTGATTTTAATAACCGGAAGTCCGGATTTTGATTCTCTTAATACATCGGAAATGGAAACAATTTATTCGCCTTTGGTTTGCTGGGGGTTTGTAGGTTTTGAATTAGCAATTGTGAATGACCAACTTTATGATTTTTTCATTGCTGAAAATGAAAAGTATATTGACTTTATCGATCAGTTTTACAAAAGTAAAGGAACAGGATGCAATTCCACTTCGCTATTAAAATCTGTTATTGCCGCTCTTTTTGTAAATTATATTTATGCTGATGAAAAAGCAGTTGCAGAAAAATCAATTCAACAATATTATAATTGCGATGACAGAGAAAAGTTTAAAGAAGCTATTAAAAAATTATTATAGGAAATAAAATGAAATTAGATTGGAATGAATTCCTTGGCAAAACCATAAACATTACTATGAAGGAAAACTACGGAATGGTTTACGACATCAAAACTGAATCACCACTTTACGAAATTGTTTTCAAAACCGGTAAACTTATCGGCGTTTACGATGAAGGACTTCTTT is a genomic window of Ignavibacteriales bacterium containing:
- a CDS encoding DUF4097 family beta strand repeat-containing protein, with the protein product MQSKTIFKVLLLLSFIFITVASVYADDVRVIHEKTFQTEMGKSFKLNTSSGDVYISTWDKPEVYVKISGNKKAHDKMKFRFDKDNNGVTIEGKRDSWFSWFNWNNVYVKYEVKLPANYNANISTAGGDIKIYDIKGTINFETSGGDIFVKNSEGVVHSSTSGGDITIEMSKGKLDLSTSGGDIHAKKFDGDLSVSTSGGDIVLEGQNGKVNASTSGGDINLTYLAVNKGIDLSTTGGDIYVKVQSDFSANADLSTTGGDVTCDLPITSKGKITASRIRGEINGGGPSMECSTTGGDIKVTK